One Brassica napus cultivar Da-Ae chromosome C2, Da-Ae, whole genome shotgun sequence DNA window includes the following coding sequences:
- the LOC111202908 gene encoding uncharacterized protein LOC111202908 codes for MGALWRSSKSRLVTQINEAENNQQRMNLRPKNVHPIEWRKFVKLKTSQEFKVLSDSYKERRSKQIPHTCSRKGMVRLAEEMKNSSEDKSEVSRLKVWVRSRKRKDGTPINTNAAEKIQKAAEIVKGGSQSGKNLDEDTLIQVLGPDNPGRMRAMGRNISKTKLACFNVNQKSISEMQQTQIHLMQKVNELQSELTKVKNQRDDNEVGENSAARVSNLYEINGIFFYFTLLLYFNN; via the exons ATGGGAGCCTTGTGGAGATCATCCAAGTCACGTCTTGTTACCCAAATCAATGAAGCTGAAAATAACCAACAAAGGATGAATCTCAGACCTAAGAATGTTCATCCAATTGAGTGGCGCAAATTTGTGAAGCTAAAAACAAGCCAAGAATTCAAG GTTCTGAGTGATAGCTACAAAGAGAGGAGAAGCAAACAGATTCCTCACACTTGTAGTAGAAAGGGAATGGTTAGACTAGCAGAAGAGATG AAAAATAGTTCTGAAGACAAATCTGAAGTGTCGAGACTTAAAGTCTGGGTGAGGTCACGTAAAAGAAAAGATGGAACTCCCATCAACACAAATGCTGCTGAGAAGATT CAAAAGGCAGCTGAGATTGTTAAGGGTGGTAGTCAGAGTGGAAAAAATCTGGATGAAGATACGCTCATCCAGGTCTTAGGACCTGATAATCCTGGTCGTATGAGAGCAATGGGGAGGAATATTAGTAAGACGAAATTAGCTTGCTTCAATGTCAACCAGAAGTCAATTTCTGAAATGCAACAGACACAAATTCATCTCATGCAAAAGGTTAATGAGCTACAGTCTGAACTTACGAAAGTAAAAAACCAG AGAGATGACAATGAAGTGGGGGAAAACTCGGCTGCAAGAGTAAGCAATTTATATGAGATCAATGGAATTTTTTTCTACTTTACACTACTCTTATACTTTAACAACTAA